From Methylococcus capsulatus:
GCAGGCGTCGTGGTCGAGACTCCTTCGCAGACCGATATCGTGGTCAAAGGCGCCGACCGGCAGGTCGTCGGTCAGGTGGCTGCCGACATTCGTGCGTTCCGCTCCCCGGAACCGTATAAGGGCAAGGGTGTCCGCTATGCGGACGAGGTCATCATCCGCAAGGAAGCGAAGAAGAAGTAAGGCAAGATCAATGGATAAAAAACAGGCCCGCCTCAAAAGGGCAGCAAAAACACGGCATGTCATTCGCGCCATGGGGGCGAACCGGCTGACGGTCCATCGTACTCCCAGGCATATTTATGCCCAGGTCATCGCTCCGGACGGCGGTACGGTTCTCGCGTCCGCCTCGACGCTTGAGCCTGCCGTCCGCGAAACGTTGTCGGTGACCGGAAACAAAGATGCCGCCATCGCAGTGGGTCGTCGCATCGCGGAAAAAGCACTTGCAGCGGGCATTTCCAGCGTCGCTTTCGACCGGTCCGGATTCAAATATCACGGGCGGATCAAGGCGCTGGCCGATGCGGCGCGCGAAGCCGGCCTTCAGTTCTAGCGAGGAATATCAATGGCAAACGTGAGTACTCAGGCAGGCGCGGGCGAGGGGCTGCAGGAAAAGCTGGTCGCCGTCCGGCGCGTCTCCAAGGTGGTCAAAGGCGGACGGCAGTTTGGATTCACGGCACTGACCGTGGTGGGAGACGGCAACGGCCGCGTCGGCTTCGGCCTCAGCAAGGCACGCGAGGTGCCTGTGGCGATCCAGAAGTCGATGGAGCAAGCGCGCAAGAACATGCGCAAGGTCGCGCTTAATGGACAGACTTTGCACCATCCGGTGACGGCCGCGGCTGGGGCGGCCAAGGTACACATGCAGCCCGCGTCGGAGGGCACCGGCATCATCGCTGGCGGTGCGATGCGCGCCGTGTTCGAGGTCGTCGGAGTGCATAATGTCCTTGCGAAGTGCATCGGCACCAACAACCCGATCAACGTCGTTCGCGCAACCATTAAAGGTTTAACGGCATTGCGGGATCCTAAATCCGTTGCTGCCAAACGCGGCATGACGGTCGAAGAGTTGCTGGGGTGATCGCGATGACGACAAAAACTTTGCGAGTCACTCAGGTGCGCAGTTCCAACGGAAGGCTAGATTCCCACAAAGCCTGTCTTCGCGGGCTGGGATTGCGCAAACCTCATCACAGTGTTGAAGTTCGGGGCACGCCGGAGGTTTTGGGTATGATCTCCAAAGTCTCCTACCTGCTCAAGGTTGAGGAAATCTGACATGTTTTTGAACACTATCGGCG
This genomic window contains:
- the rplR gene encoding 50S ribosomal protein L18, producing MDKKQARLKRAAKTRHVIRAMGANRLTVHRTPRHIYAQVIAPDGGTVLASASTLEPAVRETLSVTGNKDAAIAVGRRIAEKALAAGISSVAFDRSGFKYHGRIKALADAAREAGLQF
- the rpsE gene encoding 30S ribosomal protein S5: MANVSTQAGAGEGLQEKLVAVRRVSKVVKGGRQFGFTALTVVGDGNGRVGFGLSKAREVPVAIQKSMEQARKNMRKVALNGQTLHHPVTAAAGAAKVHMQPASEGTGIIAGGAMRAVFEVVGVHNVLAKCIGTNNPINVVRATIKGLTALRDPKSVAAKRGMTVEELLG
- the rpmD gene encoding 50S ribosomal protein L30, with the protein product MTTKTLRVTQVRSSNGRLDSHKACLRGLGLRKPHHSVEVRGTPEVLGMISKVSYLLKVEEI